Proteins encoded within one genomic window of Granulicella pectinivorans:
- a CDS encoding nickel-dependent hydrogenase large subunit: MARISIDPVTRIEGHLRIDVEVEDGIVNKAWASCTMWRGLEAILRGRDAREGWVFAQRFCGVCTTVHAMASVRAVEDALTLEIPPNAQYIRNLILICHALHDHIVHFYHLSALDWVDIMQIPKADTAKAASIAEGASSWKGNSRRELETVQNKVKGLVASGQLGIFSHGYWGHPAMRLSPELNLILFSHYLQALDFQRKSCQVVAILGGKTPHIQNLAVGGVMNAINLNSLATMNMDRLGMLKAILEDLIPFVQQAFLVDNCLLAASYPEYFKYGRGVANYLAVPDLPLDAKATKFDLPGGVIMGGDLSSMKPILNWKDESFRKAVTEDSTHAWYKGGGPLEPYKGETIPDYTDFQEEAKYTWVKAPRYDGNPMQVGPLANVLVGYAAGHPLTRKWTDVAFKGIASVHGLKVTTNDMQSTMGRYLARSIRSSMLADLALEHLELLTTNILNGDHTTYNVPQFPTGEMMGMGMHEAPRGALSHWVVIKNGAFTNYQAVVPTTWNASPRDEKGVPGPYETSLIGNPVVDAEKPLEVLRTVHSFDPCMACSCHTLDATGKEIAQVKVQ; encoded by the coding sequence ATGGCCCGTATCTCCATAGACCCCGTGACTCGCATTGAAGGTCATCTTCGCATCGACGTCGAAGTTGAAGACGGCATCGTCAATAAGGCCTGGGCGAGTTGCACGATGTGGCGTGGCCTTGAAGCCATTCTGCGTGGTCGCGACGCACGTGAGGGTTGGGTCTTCGCCCAACGCTTTTGCGGAGTATGCACGACGGTTCACGCCATGGCCTCGGTTCGCGCAGTGGAAGACGCGCTCACGCTCGAAATCCCTCCCAATGCGCAATACATCCGCAACCTGATTCTTATCTGTCATGCCCTGCACGATCACATCGTGCATTTCTATCATCTATCCGCACTGGACTGGGTCGACATCATGCAAATTCCCAAGGCGGATACAGCCAAGGCGGCATCAATCGCGGAGGGTGCTAGTTCGTGGAAAGGAAACTCCCGGCGCGAGCTCGAGACAGTGCAGAACAAGGTGAAGGGGCTTGTCGCGAGTGGCCAGCTTGGAATCTTTTCGCATGGATACTGGGGTCATCCGGCCATGCGGCTCAGCCCAGAGTTGAACCTCATTCTTTTCTCCCACTACCTGCAGGCACTGGACTTCCAACGCAAGTCCTGCCAAGTCGTCGCGATCCTTGGAGGTAAAACACCGCATATCCAAAACCTTGCGGTGGGCGGCGTGATGAACGCCATCAACCTCAACAGTCTCGCAACCATGAATATGGATCGGCTCGGAATGCTCAAGGCTATCCTAGAGGATCTCATTCCGTTCGTGCAGCAGGCTTTCCTCGTCGATAACTGCCTGCTCGCTGCCTCATACCCTGAGTACTTCAAGTACGGCCGTGGCGTTGCAAACTATCTCGCGGTGCCGGATCTTCCTCTCGATGCGAAGGCCACGAAATTCGATCTGCCGGGCGGTGTCATTATGGGCGGAGATCTCAGCAGCATGAAGCCTATCTTGAACTGGAAAGATGAATCCTTCCGCAAGGCGGTCACTGAAGACTCAACCCATGCCTGGTACAAAGGTGGCGGGCCCCTGGAACCATACAAAGGCGAGACCATTCCGGACTATACCGACTTCCAAGAAGAAGCAAAGTACACATGGGTCAAGGCGCCACGTTATGACGGCAACCCGATGCAGGTCGGCCCACTCGCCAACGTTCTCGTAGGCTATGCAGCCGGTCATCCACTCACGCGCAAGTGGACAGACGTAGCCTTCAAAGGGATCGCCTCCGTTCATGGCTTGAAGGTCACAACAAACGATATGCAGTCCACCATGGGACGATACCTTGCACGTTCGATCCGCTCTTCTATGCTTGCCGACCTCGCACTTGAACACCTTGAGCTGCTCACCACCAATATCCTGAACGGCGACCATACCACGTACAACGTGCCCCAGTTCCCCACTGGCGAGATGATGGGCATGGGGATGCACGAGGCGCCGCGTGGCGCTCTCTCACACTGGGTCGTCATCAAGAACGGAGCTTTCACCAACTATCAGGCGGTCGTGCCCACCACCTGGAATGCGAGCCCGCGTGACGAGAAGGGCGTTCCCGGCCCTTACGAGACTTCGCTCATCGGCAATCCGGTGGTCGACGCAGAGAAGCCACTCGAGGTCCTGCGCACGGTCCATTCTTTCGATCCATGCATGGCCTGCTCCTGCCATACGCTCGATGCGACCGGCAAGGAGATCGCGCAGGTGAAGGTACAGTGA
- a CDS encoding hydrogenase maturation protease: MTILDNNAIPSISIIGLGNVFLGDDGFGPLAVETFRCAYRCGPEVEVLDLGTPGLDLAPYLYDRELVVVVDAVHADLPSGTLSMFSEEDFVSQRAKLRITGHDPGLWESLAHLRLAGFAPTELIVLGVNPTSCRYAEGMSPEVLGSATEAAKTIAQLLVDHGIACDPREGSTPPQLWWMHVAPGEQTGVPWHA; this comes from the coding sequence GTGACTATCCTCGACAACAATGCGATACCATCCATCTCCATCATCGGCCTAGGCAATGTCTTTCTCGGCGATGACGGCTTCGGACCACTGGCTGTAGAGACGTTTCGCTGCGCCTATCGGTGTGGGCCGGAGGTTGAGGTACTCGATCTTGGCACGCCAGGGCTCGATCTCGCGCCGTACCTTTACGACCGTGAGCTTGTCGTCGTCGTCGATGCCGTCCACGCCGACCTACCGTCAGGAACTCTCTCCATGTTCAGCGAAGAGGACTTCGTCAGCCAGCGTGCCAAGCTGCGCATCACTGGCCACGATCCCGGTCTATGGGAGTCTCTCGCCCACCTCCGACTGGCGGGATTCGCGCCAACCGAACTCATCGTGCTCGGCGTAAATCCTACATCGTGCCGCTACGCTGAAGGGATGAGTCCCGAAGTGCTCGGGAGCGCAACGGAAGCGGCAAAGACCATCGCACAGCTCCTTGTGGATCACGGCATCGCCTGTGACCCACGCGAGGGATCGACGCCGCCGCAGTTGTGGTGGATGCATGTCGCACCTGGCGAGCAGACGGGGGTACCCTGGCATGCATGA
- the hypA gene encoding hydrogenase maturation nickel metallochaperone HypA → MHEISVAEGIVELVEEKARAQRACSITLIKLLLGEFTTIVREALEFAFEIVCKGTLAEHAQLEIEFVPMIVRCVVCDANTKPIGGLCLICATCGFPMEIVSGEDLRIEYIEIETEEERLQWNEYLSKQMS, encoded by the coding sequence ATGCATGAGATCTCCGTCGCAGAGGGCATCGTCGAGTTGGTTGAGGAGAAGGCACGAGCGCAGCGAGCATGCAGTATTACGCTGATCAAGCTCCTCCTTGGTGAGTTCACGACGATCGTACGAGAGGCACTCGAGTTCGCGTTCGAGATCGTCTGCAAAGGCACTCTCGCCGAACACGCCCAATTGGAGATTGAGTTCGTTCCGATGATCGTGCGTTGCGTCGTCTGCGACGCAAACACCAAGCCTATCGGTGGGCTGTGCTTGATTTGCGCGACGTGTGGCTTTCCCATGGAGATCGTCTCCGGCGAGGATCTGCGGATCGAATATATCGAGATAGAAACAGAAGAGGAGCGACTGCAATGGAACGAGTACCTGTCCAAACAAATGTCCTGA
- the hypB gene encoding hydrogenase nickel incorporation protein HypB — MERVPVQTNVLNANQETAQRNRLQFAERNLLVVNLMSAPGAGKTTLLEATIKALSGRRRLAVIEGDLQTDLDAQRIQALGVRSHQITTGTVCHLDARMVARALDAFSIEELDLLVIENVGNLICPASFDLGESLRVVVCSVAEGADKPKKYPIMFNKANVVLINKIDLAEASDVDLQELESNVRQVNPNAMIFLLSAKTRIGLDAWIEWLEQAIELHAVKTMASV, encoded by the coding sequence ATGGAACGAGTACCTGTCCAAACAAATGTCCTGAATGCAAACCAGGAGACCGCGCAAAGGAACCGGTTGCAATTTGCAGAGCGGAACCTGCTGGTCGTGAATCTGATGTCGGCGCCGGGCGCAGGTAAGACCACCCTGCTCGAGGCGACGATCAAGGCACTTAGCGGCCGTCGCCGCCTGGCAGTCATCGAGGGCGATCTCCAGACCGATCTCGACGCACAACGGATCCAAGCGCTCGGTGTACGCTCCCACCAAATCACCACAGGAACGGTCTGTCATCTCGATGCACGTATGGTTGCGCGCGCCCTCGACGCCTTCTCCATCGAAGAACTCGATCTCCTGGTGATTGAGAATGTCGGCAACCTGATCTGCCCGGCATCGTTCGACCTTGGCGAGAGTCTTCGCGTTGTGGTTTGCAGTGTTGCGGAGGGAGCTGACAAGCCGAAGAAGTATCCCATCATGTTTAACAAGGCCAACGTCGTCCTCATCAATAAGATTGATTTGGCGGAAGCCTCAGATGTCGATTTGCAGGAACTGGAGTCGAACGTGAGGCAGGTCAATCCCAATGCGATGATCTTTCTCCTTTCCGCAAAGACCCGGATCGGTCTTGATGCCTGGATTGAGTGGCTCGAGCAAGCCATCGAACTCCATGCGGTGAAAACCATGGCGAGTGTATAG
- the hypF gene encoding carbamoyltransferase HypF, whose translation MGVAASAPVERLHIALSGAVQGVGFRPTVYRLATRMRLSGWVRNMASGIEMEVEGTSDQLEALLLELKVCKPEAAVIATEEISRIPPTGKVGFEILGSRGDASEPKGISVLPDLATCPECLAEVLAPANRRFGYPFTNCTLCGPRYSILLDIPYDRAHTTMKQFVQCAACRREYDSYQDRRFHAQPNGCRACGPRLYLWPPGMKGDNPFAVAACALAEGKIVALKGIGGFQLLTDARSSAAVSRLRERKHRDEKPFALLMPSIESVHQYCRVSGAEQDLLQSQASPIVLLRPKDSHGLAPEIARFSPFFGVMLPCSPTHHLLMLQFPYPVVATSGNLAGEPIATEDEEALLRLKEIADLFVLHNRPIARACDDSIVRVMTSSAPQVLRRARGYAPLPIAVPHHLRPVLAVGGHLKNTVAIGLGRQVVLSQHIGDLDSMEARDAFSRTIADLCALHRFKPELLACDSHPDYASSTWAREHALAMGLPLVEVQHHHAHVASCAAENGLRGEYLGVAFDGAGLGTDGTIWGGEFFRASAEGFVRVGHLRPFLLPGGEQAMRDCSRSAAGVLWQALGPKQARTLIAPGIATILEHGIQAPATSSVGRLFDAVAHITGVAAGNPFEGAAAMLLESAIGDTRSDASYEIGWRDGVGDWTPLIRQLVTDRQMRVDRKILAIKFHNALANWILAVAQSSDLPCVVLSGGVFQNAYLTMQTSRLLESHGFFVSTHHQAPANDGGLALGQAVLAGQMH comes from the coding sequence ATGGGCGTCGCGGCATCCGCACCGGTTGAACGTCTTCACATCGCGCTGAGTGGCGCTGTGCAAGGCGTTGGATTTCGTCCCACGGTCTACCGGCTGGCGACCAGGATGCGACTTTCTGGCTGGGTGCGAAATATGGCAAGTGGCATCGAGATGGAGGTCGAGGGCACATCGGACCAACTCGAAGCATTGCTTCTCGAGCTAAAAGTCTGCAAGCCCGAAGCAGCCGTCATCGCGACTGAGGAGATATCCCGCATTCCTCCCACGGGCAAGGTGGGGTTCGAGATCCTGGGGAGTCGCGGAGATGCATCGGAACCCAAGGGAATAAGCGTACTCCCTGATCTTGCCACCTGTCCGGAGTGTCTTGCTGAAGTTCTTGCCCCTGCCAACCGTCGCTTCGGTTACCCATTCACGAACTGTACACTCTGCGGCCCGCGCTACAGCATTCTTCTCGACATACCCTATGACCGAGCGCACACCACGATGAAGCAGTTCGTTCAGTGTGCGGCGTGTCGCCGCGAGTATGACTCGTATCAAGATCGGCGCTTTCATGCGCAACCTAATGGCTGTCGCGCCTGCGGGCCTCGTCTCTACCTCTGGCCGCCAGGCATGAAGGGAGATAACCCGTTTGCCGTGGCGGCGTGCGCACTCGCAGAGGGTAAGATCGTCGCATTGAAAGGCATCGGCGGCTTCCAACTACTCACAGATGCCCGCAGTTCCGCGGCCGTGAGCCGTCTGCGCGAGCGCAAGCATCGCGACGAGAAGCCCTTCGCGTTGCTGATGCCGTCTATCGAGAGTGTTCACCAATATTGCCGGGTCAGCGGAGCCGAGCAAGACTTGCTGCAGTCGCAAGCATCGCCGATCGTCTTGCTTCGTCCGAAGGACTCCCATGGACTCGCCCCGGAGATCGCACGCTTCTCCCCCTTCTTCGGGGTAATGCTTCCCTGCTCTCCGACCCATCATCTTCTCATGCTGCAGTTCCCCTACCCGGTGGTCGCAACGAGCGGCAACCTCGCTGGCGAGCCAATCGCAACGGAAGATGAAGAGGCGCTTCTTCGATTGAAAGAAATAGCTGATCTCTTCGTTCTTCACAATCGCCCGATAGCCCGTGCCTGTGACGATTCCATCGTGCGCGTGATGACGAGTTCTGCCCCGCAGGTTCTGCGCCGCGCCCGCGGATATGCACCTCTGCCCATCGCCGTGCCACACCACCTACGGCCTGTGCTTGCCGTTGGTGGTCACCTCAAGAACACTGTCGCCATCGGACTTGGTCGCCAAGTCGTGCTCAGTCAACATATCGGCGACCTCGATTCAATGGAAGCACGCGATGCGTTCAGCCGCACGATCGCGGACCTCTGCGCGCTGCACCGCTTCAAGCCCGAATTGCTCGCGTGTGATTCTCATCCCGACTATGCATCCAGCACCTGGGCAAGAGAGCACGCTCTTGCCATGGGACTTCCTCTCGTCGAAGTTCAGCACCACCACGCTCATGTCGCCTCCTGTGCTGCAGAGAACGGCCTTCGTGGAGAGTACCTTGGTGTGGCTTTCGACGGAGCAGGTCTCGGCACAGATGGAACTATCTGGGGCGGTGAGTTCTTCCGTGCAAGCGCCGAAGGATTCGTACGAGTCGGTCACCTTCGCCCCTTCCTCTTGCCAGGCGGAGAGCAAGCAATGCGAGACTGCTCCCGTTCGGCAGCGGGTGTGCTCTGGCAGGCGCTCGGTCCCAAGCAAGCGCGAACGCTCATCGCGCCGGGTATCGCAACCATACTCGAGCACGGCATCCAGGCTCCTGCGACTTCAAGTGTCGGCCGACTCTTCGATGCTGTAGCGCATATCACGGGGGTCGCCGCAGGAAACCCATTCGAGGGTGCAGCCGCCATGCTGCTCGAGAGCGCCATAGGAGACACGCGATCGGATGCATCGTATGAGATCGGCTGGCGGGATGGTGTCGGCGATTGGACACCCCTTATCCGCCAACTGGTTACAGATCGGCAGATGCGGGTAGACAGAAAGATACTTGCCATCAAGTTCCACAACGCCCTGGCAAACTGGATTCTTGCCGTGGCTCAAAGCAGCGACCTTCCTTGCGTTGTGCTCAGCGGTGGTGTCTTTCAGAACGCCTACCTCACCATGCAGACGAGCCGACTTCTCGAGTCTCATGGTTTCTTCGTCTCAACCCACCACCAGGCTCCTGCTAATGATGGCGGTCTCGCGCTCGGCCAGGCTGTCCTCGCGGGACAAATGCACTAG
- a CDS encoding HypC/HybG/HupF family hydrogenase formation chaperone: protein MCLAVPGKILTILVDPHFGLRRGKVDFGGIRKEVSLDYTPDACVGDYVMVHVGFALSVVDEAEANYVFDALKEMDLLEELEVIAT, encoded by the coding sequence ATGTGTCTCGCTGTACCAGGGAAGATTCTCACGATCCTCGTCGACCCGCACTTTGGCCTGCGCCGAGGAAAAGTAGATTTCGGCGGCATCCGTAAAGAGGTGTCACTCGATTACACACCCGATGCGTGTGTGGGTGACTACGTAATGGTTCACGTAGGTTTCGCGCTCTCGGTCGTCGATGAAGCCGAAGCGAACTACGTCTTTGATGCACTCAAAGAGATGGATCTGCTGGAGGAGTTGGAGGTGATCGCGACATGA
- the hypD gene encoding hydrogenase formation protein HypD: MAKEIHRIATHPWTIMEVCGGQTYTIVKSGLQELLPKGITLVHGPGCPVCVTPVAMIDRAVATASLPQVILCSFGDMLRVPGSAQSLLDAKALGADVRIVYSPLDALQLARLHPQREIVFFAVGFETTAPANAMAVWQAAREKLTNFSMLVSHVLVPPAMEAVLASPDCRVQAFLAAGHACMVTGYHEYLSISSTYLVPIVVTGFEPLDLLQGILMLVEQLESGRNEVENQYTRAVQQAGNTHAQQRVSEVFEVTDRVWRGIGNIASSGLRLRAAYRDFDAEFRFGLILEEAEESRECIAGLVLQGMRRPYDCPAFGTRCTPDTPLGAPMVSSEGACAAYFHFGRRKEDEPSLVSLASPCH; this comes from the coding sequence ATGGCGAAGGAGATCCACCGCATCGCCACTCACCCCTGGACCATCATGGAAGTCTGCGGTGGCCAGACCTACACCATCGTCAAGAGCGGCTTGCAGGAGCTTCTGCCCAAAGGAATCACTCTTGTCCACGGTCCTGGCTGCCCCGTCTGTGTCACGCCCGTTGCCATGATTGATCGCGCCGTCGCAACCGCATCGCTGCCACAGGTTATTCTCTGCTCCTTTGGCGACATGCTGCGCGTTCCGGGATCGGCCCAGAGCCTGCTCGATGCCAAGGCTCTGGGCGCAGATGTGCGTATCGTCTATTCACCGCTCGATGCCTTGCAACTCGCGCGCCTTCATCCACAACGGGAGATCGTTTTCTTCGCCGTAGGATTCGAGACGACAGCACCCGCAAACGCAATGGCCGTATGGCAGGCGGCTCGAGAGAAGCTCACTAACTTCTCAATGCTCGTCTCCCATGTTCTGGTGCCCCCAGCTATGGAGGCAGTGCTTGCCTCACCCGATTGTCGCGTGCAGGCCTTTCTCGCGGCAGGCCACGCCTGCATGGTCACCGGTTATCACGAATACCTCTCCATCAGCTCAACGTATCTCGTTCCCATCGTGGTCACTGGATTTGAGCCATTGGACCTCCTCCAGGGAATCCTGATGCTCGTCGAGCAGCTTGAGAGTGGGCGCAACGAGGTGGAGAACCAGTACACCCGCGCTGTGCAACAGGCGGGGAATACACACGCCCAGCAGCGTGTGAGCGAAGTCTTTGAGGTCACCGATCGGGTTTGGCGTGGCATCGGAAACATCGCGTCCAGTGGGCTGCGTCTGCGCGCTGCATATCGCGACTTCGACGCTGAATTTCGATTTGGTCTCATTCTCGAAGAAGCTGAGGAGTCTCGGGAATGCATCGCCGGTCTCGTGCTTCAGGGCATGCGCCGCCCCTATGACTGTCCTGCATTTGGCACACGCTGTACCCCCGACACTCCGCTCGGAGCGCCCATGGTCTCGTCCGAGGGTGCTTGCGCAGCCTACTTTCACTTTGGAAGGCGTAAAGAAGATGAACCCTCTCTCGTGTCCCTTGCCTCACCCTGCCACTGA
- the hypE gene encoding hydrogenase expression/formation protein HypE translates to MLAQPTFTLEGVKKMNPLSCPLPHPATDRILLAHGGGGRLTHQLIENVFLPAFSNPALNARHDGALLARSGERLAMTTDTYVVKPLIFPGGNIGDLAVNGTVNDLAMCGAKAIALSAGFVLEEGLAMATLIHVVSAMRDAARAAGVPIVTGDTKVVDKGKGDGIFINTTGVGVVLAPDPIGPEHIRSGDVVLLSGDLGSHGIAILSVRDGLEFEGDVRSDTACLWPAVEALFTAGIEVHCLRDLTRGGLSSALNEIAMIAGHRITVDEVLIPVKEVVRGACELLGLDPLYVANEGRFAIFVPAKDADQALAILRAEPVSAGAVQVGMVHEHTSGIVTLRSRIGGNRVLDMLSGEQLPRIC, encoded by the coding sequence GTGCTTGCGCAGCCTACTTTCACTTTGGAAGGCGTAAAGAAGATGAACCCTCTCTCGTGTCCCTTGCCTCACCCTGCCACTGACCGCATCCTGCTCGCCCATGGTGGCGGCGGCAGGCTCACGCATCAACTCATCGAGAACGTCTTTCTGCCCGCCTTCTCCAATCCTGCCTTGAACGCTCGCCACGACGGAGCGCTTCTTGCGAGAAGCGGGGAGCGGCTCGCGATGACGACAGACACCTATGTCGTCAAACCCCTCATCTTCCCAGGCGGCAACATCGGTGACCTCGCTGTGAATGGCACAGTCAACGATCTCGCGATGTGTGGTGCAAAGGCCATCGCATTAAGCGCAGGATTCGTTCTTGAAGAAGGCCTTGCCATGGCGACGCTGATCCATGTTGTCTCAGCCATGCGGGATGCAGCCAGGGCTGCAGGTGTTCCTATCGTTACGGGTGACACCAAGGTTGTCGACAAAGGAAAGGGAGATGGAATTTTCATCAACACCACCGGCGTCGGAGTCGTCCTTGCTCCGGATCCGATCGGCCCAGAGCATATCCGCAGCGGCGATGTTGTGCTCCTTAGCGGAGACCTGGGATCGCATGGAATCGCCATCCTCTCGGTGCGGGACGGGCTCGAGTTTGAGGGCGATGTCCGCAGCGATACGGCCTGCCTCTGGCCCGCGGTCGAAGCACTCTTTACTGCTGGCATCGAAGTACATTGTCTGCGCGACCTCACGCGTGGAGGACTTTCTTCCGCGCTGAACGAAATCGCTATGATTGCGGGACACCGCATCACGGTCGACGAGGTTCTCATCCCTGTAAAGGAGGTCGTTCGCGGTGCCTGCGAATTGCTTGGGCTCGATCCGCTCTATGTCGCCAATGAAGGCCGCTTCGCCATATTTGTTCCAGCAAAGGATGCAGATCAGGCGCTTGCCATCCTCCGTGCCGAGCCCGTCTCAGCAGGAGCTGTTCAAGTAGGCATGGTCCACGAACACACATCGGGGATCGTCACGCTGCGCAGCCGCATAGGCGGAAATCGTGTGCTCGATATGCTATCCGGCGAACAACTGCCACGGATCTGCTGA
- a CDS encoding DmsE family decaheme c-type cytochrome, which yields MSRQDSWLSRHRDISLGRLLFALFLLALIPCLWKLGPVSAAQQKQVVTSPKAAAPKASDFVGSETCATCHADLSSKFASNPHVALAMTHGGKGVTCEGCHGAGREHVESGGDVTKIFQFEKASSKMVDAKCLSCHLGTHANFDRSAHAEAGVSCTSCHSSHAFRVETNLLKVAEPKLCYSCHTDVKASFSQPFHHKVNEGVLTCSDCHNPHGTMKDKLLKSGADQNAVCTKCHVETLGPFVHEHPPLKTDGCTSCHLPHGSPNARLLTRSNVNSLCLQCHTASMNFTAPGTPSFHNQANQYQACTSCHTQIHGSNVDANFFK from the coding sequence ATGTCCCGACAAGATTCATGGTTGTCCCGCCATCGGGATATTTCTCTGGGACGTTTGCTCTTTGCACTCTTCCTACTCGCACTGATCCCTTGCCTATGGAAGCTGGGGCCGGTCAGTGCCGCACAGCAGAAGCAGGTCGTCACCAGTCCCAAAGCCGCCGCTCCAAAAGCTTCCGACTTCGTTGGTTCGGAGACTTGTGCCACCTGCCACGCAGACCTATCCAGCAAATTCGCTTCCAATCCTCATGTCGCACTTGCGATGACCCATGGAGGGAAGGGCGTTACGTGTGAAGGTTGCCACGGTGCCGGCAGGGAGCATGTGGAGTCGGGGGGGGACGTCACCAAGATCTTTCAGTTTGAAAAGGCGTCTTCGAAAATGGTTGATGCTAAGTGCCTCTCATGCCATCTTGGGACACACGCTAACTTCGATCGCTCGGCGCATGCAGAGGCTGGAGTGAGCTGCACGAGTTGCCACAGCAGCCATGCCTTTAGGGTGGAAACAAACCTATTGAAGGTGGCTGAGCCGAAGCTTTGCTATAGCTGTCATACCGATGTGAAAGCTTCCTTCTCGCAACCCTTTCACCACAAGGTCAACGAAGGTGTCCTGACGTGCAGCGATTGCCATAACCCGCACGGCACGATGAAGGACAAACTTCTAAAGTCCGGGGCCGATCAAAATGCTGTATGCACAAAATGTCACGTCGAGACGCTGGGGCCGTTTGTTCACGAGCACCCTCCGTTGAAGACAGACGGATGCACATCATGCCATCTTCCTCACGGTTCGCCCAATGCAAGACTCTTGACTCGCAGCAATGTGAACTCTCTTTGTCTGCAGTGTCACACGGCATCGATGAACTTCACGGCACCTGGTACACCGTCCTTTCACAACCAGGCGAACCAGTATCAAGCCTGCACAAGCTGCCATACCCAGATCCACGGCTCAAACGTCGATGCGAACTTCTTCAAGTAA
- a CDS encoding STAS/SEC14 domain-containing protein, with protein sequence MIEKLKATTGSAIGFSMIGKLSSEDVAQFSQEIELAMAAHKRPLGVLADLTRMEGASWDARWHEMRFLQHHTNDIARMAIICDDPWQQVSEMVLVATAVLQAETLYFHSSEILHAWHWVKMNKLDESMPVRMIYPGKGLFQNYTPEYMGI encoded by the coding sequence ATGATTGAAAAATTGAAGGCGACGACCGGATCGGCGATCGGCTTTAGCATGATCGGAAAACTCTCTTCTGAAGATGTTGCGCAGTTCTCTCAAGAGATCGAGCTTGCGATGGCAGCCCACAAACGGCCGCTTGGGGTTCTGGCTGATCTCACTCGGATGGAGGGTGCCAGTTGGGATGCGCGGTGGCATGAAATGCGATTCCTGCAGCACCACACGAATGACATTGCGCGTATGGCTATCATTTGCGATGACCCATGGCAGCAGGTCTCCGAGATGGTTCTTGTCGCCACGGCAGTGCTGCAGGCAGAGACACTTTATTTTCATTCCTCTGAAATTCTGCACGCATGGCACTGGGTCAAGATGAACAAGCTGGACGAGAGTATGCCGGTCCGCATGATCTACCCCGGCAAAGGGCTCTTTCAGAACTACACGCCGGAATATATGGGAATTTAA